Genomic window (Streptosporangium brasiliense):
GTACCTTCATCTCCGACTCCTCGGTCCGCGGCAGTAGCCAGGTCACAGGGTCATAGCCGGCCACGCGCAGTGCCAGCCGCAGGTTCAGCAAGGCGGCGCCGCAGCTGATGTGCAGGCAACGATCGCGTGGATCGGCCACCGTCAGCCTGCGGTCCAGATCTGCCCGCAGTCGCACGGTCTCGTCCCCGTACACGCTGAAGCGCCAGGGCTGGGTGTTGTGCATCGACGGAGCGGCACCTGCGGTGGCGATGAGCCGCCGGGTTTCAAGGCGTCCCTCGGCTGGGCTGGGCATGACGCACCTCCTCCATCTGAGGCTTGCCTACCGCAACCGGACTCGGCAGGACCGAAGGTCCCAAGTTGTGCGGTCTTTCGGCGTGCAAAGATGTCGTCGGCGCGCCCGAAACCGCTGGACGCTAGCTCTCCTGGGATGTCGGAGGCAGGGGCCAAAGCCTTCAGCGCCGGCACCGGGCAAGATCAGCGACTGATGCTCCGGTCTGGGCATTCGCCCGGCGGCATGCCGACGTCACCAGAACCTCCACGCGGACCTCACGTTCGATGTCCCGGTCAGAGCGGGCGAACACCTTCAGCAGGTCATGGCGGCTGACGATGCCCACCAGATGGCTGTGGTCGTCCAGCACCGGCAGCCGTTTGACGCCGTGGTGCTCCATCAGGCGGCCGGCGGTCGCCACCGACGCATCCATCGAGACGGTGACTGCGGGGGCGGTCATCAGCTCCCGGGCGACCTTGCCTCTGGCCTTGTCCGCATGCGGCCCCTGGTCCGGCCGGGCCTGCGGCGGCGGACAGCTCTCACCGTAAACCCGCTCTCTGTCCTCTTCCTTGTGCAGGAGATCGGCTTCGGAGACGATGCCGGTCACGTGGTCGTCACCGTCCACGACCGGTACGGCGCTGACCGCGTGGGTGACGAGCAGCTCGGCGATGTCCTTGAAGCAGGTGTCCTCACCTACCGAGATCACCCGCTGGGTCATGACGTCCTTGACGTTGACAGGCACCTTTGCCTCCAGACGGGCCCACAAGTGCGATGGGCCGGCTCGTTCATCGGAGCCGCCGGCGGAAGAGCGAGGGCGGCGGGGCTGCGGGAGCGAGCCGTACTCGCACGTCCACGGCCACCGCGCCGGCCGGGGTGACGATCACCGGATTCAGGTCGAGCTCGACCACCTCCGGGAGATCCTCCAAGAGCCTCCCGACGCCAGCGATCTGCTTCCGTAACGCGGCCACGTCGACACACGGGCGTCCGCGATAACCGGTGAGCAGGGGAGCGCAGCGGAGCTCGGCGATCATCGCCGCCGTGTCCTGGTCGCCGAGTGGCGGCACCCGGAAGGAATGGTCGGCCAGAAGCTCTGCGGTGACGCCGCCCATGCCGACCATGAGTAAGGGCCCGAAGGCCTCGTGCGCGACGCCACCGATGATGATCTCAACACCCGCCTCGATCACCGGCTGGACGACCGCGCCGGTCATGGCCGGTCCGATCGAGCTGGCCATCTCCCTGTAGGCGCGGCCGACCTCGTCCGGCGTGCCGAGACCGACGCGAACGCCACCGACGTCACTCTTGTGCACCAGGTCCGGACCGGTGGCCTTGAGCACCACCGGCAGCCCGATCATGACGGCCGCCGCCGCGGCGCTGTCCGGTCCGTCGGCCTCGATCGACTCGGCCGTCTGGATGCCGTAGCAGCCGAGCAGGCGGGCGGCGGTGCCATAGTCGAGCCACCGGCCGCCGGGGTGGCGCGTCAGGTCCGCCTCGACGATGCCGCATGCGGTGACGGTGTCGGCCGGGCGCGGCTCGGCGGGCGGGACTTGCGGTGCGGCGCGCCAGGACGCGTAGTCCACCGCGTGGTGCAGCGCCTGCACCGCCTGCTCGGGGAAGGCGTAGCAGGGCACACGCCCGTCCAGCAGGCCGTCATGCCCGCTGATGCACGCGGCCACGGTCTTGCCTGCCGACGTGGCCGCGCGGGCGATGGCCTGGCGGGTTCTGCCCAGGCCGGAGCCGAACGGCGGGGTATATACGACCATGACGATGTCGATGCCCGGATCGGCCAGGACGGCCTCGATGGCGAACGCCAGCTCCTGCGCGCTGCCGTCGGCGGTGAGGTCGACGGGGTTGGCCACGGCTGCCGCGACCGGCAGCCGGGAACGCAGCCGCCCGCGGGTGACCGCCGCCAGCTCGGGGACCAGCAGATTGCGCTGCTCGCAGGCGTCGGCGGCAAGGGCCTGCGGTCCGCCGGAGTTGCCGACGATGGCCACCCGCCTGCCCTGCGGCAGCGGTTGGGTGGCCAGGAGGCGCGCAGTGTCGAGCATGTCCTGGACGGTGTCTACGCGGATGACGCCTGAGGCTTTCAGCAGGGTGTCGACGACCACGTCCGGGGTGGCGGCGGCTGCGGTGTGGGAGCGGACCGCCCGCTCGCCTGAGCCGCCGCGGCCGCTCTTGACCGCGATGATCGGTTTGTGCCTGCTCACTCGCCGTGCGATGCGGCCGAATCTACGAGGGTTGCCGAACGACTCCAGATACAGCGCGATCACGTCGGTCGCCGGGTCGTCCTCCCAGTACTCCAGCAGGTCGTTACCGCTGACATCGGCCTTGTTGCCGACCGAGGCGAAGGAGGAGATGCCGACCTCCAGACGGGCCGCGCGGTCGATCAGGGCGACGGCGACCGCGCCGGACTGTGACATCAGGGCCAGATGCCCCGGGGCGGGCGGGTGAGGCAGGAAGCCAGCGTTGAGCCGGGCTGCGGTGTTGACGATGCCGAGACAGTTGGGACCGACCAGCCGGATGCCGGCCTCACGGCAGATCCTCAGCAGTTCAGCTTCCATGCCCTTCTCTCCGGCCTCGGCGAATCCCGCCGTGACGACGACGAGGTTCCGCACGCCGTGGCCGGCGCAGTCGCGGGCGACTTCCAGCACGGTGCAGGCCGGGGTCGCGATGACCGCCAGATCGATCGGGCCCGGCACGCTGCCCACATTCGCGTAGACGGGCAGGCCGCACAGTTGCCTGGCGTATGGGTTGATCGGGTAGACGGGGCCGGGGAAACCTCCCTGAAGGAGGTTCCGCAGAATGTGGTGGCCGACTCCGCCCGGGGTGCGGCCGGCGCCGATCACCGCGACTGACTCCGGGCAGAACAGCCGCCTCAGGGAGGTCGACGCCGCCTGATGCGCGCGTGCCTCGATCCGCTCCAACATGCCCGAGGTGGGTCGCGGATCTATCCGGACCTCAACCGATCCGTCGTTGAACGCGCGGGTGACGTTCAGCCCGATGTCGTCCAGCACCCGGAGCATGGGCCGGTTCTCGGCGAGCACGTCGGCGACCAGCTCACGCACGCCCTCGTCGGCGGCGTTCAACGCCAGGTGTTCCACCAGCAAGGTGCCCAGACCGTGGTGGTGCATCCCGTCATCGATCAAGATCGCGATCTCGGCGTCGCCCGCATCGCCGGGAATGTACTCCGCGACCGCCACCAGTCGGCCCTGTGACAGAGCCACCAACGCGCGGCCCGGGTAGCCCGGCGCTGTGATGCGGTCCATATAGGCGTGGGCGGTCGCCGTGCCGCCGGTGAAGAAACGCAGATAGGCCGAGCGCTCAGAAGACCTGTCGACCAGCTCGTGCAACCGCGCGCGGTCGTCCGGCCGCAGCGGCCGAATGCGGGCGATGCCGCCCTCACGCAGCAGGACGTCGCACTCATCGGGAACGGTCCGTCTCATACGGTCCAGCCTCGCTCATCGCCGAGGCGACCCTTAGAGTCCAAGTGCCCTTGCGGGCAGGGACTGTCGGCTCTAAGGGGCGCGGGTGCCGAAGGTCCCTCCAGCTGGTGCCTTTCGGCCGGAGAGCCATCCCGCCTGGCGGTGCTCTGCTGGGGAGTATGGGGACCGCCGTGCACATACCGTCGGGTGCGGCACACCTGATGGGTCTGTCCGCCGGTGAGGCGGCCGCGCTGCCCGCCGTACAGGTGCTCGACCGGCTGGGCGTCACCGAGGCGGGGTTGTCCGGTGCCGAGGCCGCGCGGCGCCGGGCGATCTGTGGTCCGAACGCGGTGCGCGTCCACCACGCTCGGGCGTTGCGGGTGCTGGGGCGGCAGCTGCGCAATGCGGTGCTGGTGCTGCTGGTGGTAACAGCGGTCGTTTCGTTCTTTGTCGGGGACAGCACCAACGCGGTGATCATCGGGGTGATCCTGGCGGCCAGTGTGGGGTTGGGCTTCGTCAACGAGTATCGGGCCGAACGGGCGGCTCAGGCGCTGCATTCCCAGGTCAGGCATACCGCCGTGGCGGTGCGCGATGGCCGGCTCGTCGAGGTTGACGTCACCGTGCTGGTGCCCGGCGACGTGGTACGGCTGACGCTGGGCGGGATCGTCCCGGCGGATCTGCGGCTGCTGACCACGACCGGTCTGGAATGCGACGAGAGCGTGCTGACCGGTGAGTCGCTGCCGGTGGACAAGATGGTCGCGCCCGTCCCGTCCGGCACGGTGCTGGCCGAGCTGCGCTGCTGCGCCCTGATGGGCACGGTCGTGCGGGCGGGTGGCGGTACCGGCGTGGTGGTCGCGACCGGTGGACGCGCGGCCTTCGGCCGCATCGCGCTCGGCCTGGGGCAGCGGCAACCGGAGACCGCTTTCCAGGCCGGGTTGCGGCATTTCTCGGTGCTACTGCTGCAGGTCGCGATCACGCTGACCTCACTGATCCTGGTGACGAACCTGGTGCTGCAGCGCCCGCTGATCGAGTCATTGCTGTTCTCCCTGGCGATCGCGGTAGGCATCACCCCACAGCTGCTGCCCGCGGTGGTCAGCACCAGCCTGGCGGCCGGTTCTCGGCGGCTCGCCCGATGCAAGGTGCTGGTCAAACGGCTGGTCTGCATCGAGGACCTCGGCGACATGGACGTCCTGGTCACCGACAAGACCGGTACCCTGACCGAGGGCCGGATCGCTTTCGTCGCCGCCCTGGGCCCGGACGGAGCCACCGACGACCGGGTGCTGCTTCTTGGTCTGCTGGCGACCGAGTCCGATCTGCCGGCCGAGGCCGCCTCTGCGACAGAGGCCGACCTGCCGGCCGGCGGCTCGGTCGCGGTGGGAGGAAATTCGCTGGATGCGGCGCTGTGGCAGGCGCCAGGTGCTCCGGTGCACCTGGCCGGCGGCTACACGCGGCTCGGGCTGCTGCCGTTCGATCATGAACGCCGAATGACCACCGCCGTGCTCCGCGGTCCGGACGGCACCCGGGTGCTGATCACCAAAGGCGCGCCCGAGGCCGTCCTGAGCCGCTGTCCGGACCTGCCGGCCGGAGCTGCTGACACGCTGCGGGCTCAGTTCGCCGCCGGCAGCCGGGTCGTGGCCGTCGCCACCCGGCCCGTTGCCGGTCTGACCGTCCCGACGCCGGCCGACGAACGCGACCTGATCCTGGCTGGGTTCCTGGTGTTTCTCGATCGGCCCAAGGAAGCCGCCGCCGCCTCACTGCGCCGCCTCGCCGCGCTCGGCATCACCGTGAAGGTCGCCACCGGAGACAACCCGCTGGTCGCGGAGAAAGTCTGCGCCGACCTCGGCCTGACCTCGGGTGGCACCATGACCGGCACCGACATCGCCGCACTGGACGACGACGCCCTCGCCGCCGTCGCCGAGACCACCACGATCTTCGCCCGGGTCTCTCCGGAACAGAAAGCGCGGCTGATCCGGCTGCTGCGCCGCCGCGGACGTGACGTGGGATTCCTCGGCGACGGGGTCAACGACGCGCTCGCGCTGCACGCCGCCGACGTCGGGATCTCGGTGGACACCGCCACCGACGTCGCCAAGGACGCCGCCGACGTCGTCCTGCTGGAAAAGGATCTCGGGGTCCTGGCCGACGGGGTCGCCGAGGGCCGGCGCATCTTCGCCAACACCATCAAGTACGTCCTGATGGGCACCTCGAGTAACTTCGGCAACATGTTCAGCGCCGCCTCCGCCTCAGCGGTGCTGAGCTTCCTGCCGATGCTTCCGGGCCAGATCCTGCTGAACAACCTGCTCTATGACACCAGCCAGCTCAGCATCCCCACCGACCACGTCGATCCCGAACAGCTCCACGCCCCCTCGCACTGGGACATCGGCTTCATCCGGCGGTTCATGTTCTTCTTCGGCCCGATCAGCTCCCTGTTCGACTTCCTCACCTTCGCGATCATGCTCGGCGTTTTCCACGCCGGCCCCGAACTGTTCCGCTCCGGCTGGTTCGTGGAGTCCCTCGCGACCCAGACTCTGATCATCTTCGCGATCCGTACCCGGCGGATCCCGTTCTTGCGCAGCCGGCCCAGCGTCCCGCTGCTGGCCGCCGTCCTCGGTGTCGTCGCCGTCGGGATCGCGCTGCCGTCATCGCCGCTGTCGCACGCGCTGGGATTCACCACACTGCCGCCCGTGTTCTTCCTCACCCTGACCGGAATGCTCATCGCCTACCTGATCCTGGTCGAGTCCGCCAAGAAGGTGTTCTTCGCAGGCCCTGTCGACAGGCCGCCCACTGTCCGCCGCCGCGACCATGTCCATCACATGCAGCGCCGGGCCTCCCGGTTCAGCCACCAAGGTCCGCTGCCCGGCCGCACCGGCCGGTGATCACGGTCGAGCCTGTGCCTCGAACAGGCAGACGACCCCGGCCATCGCGCCGAGATGGATCCCCTCGGCGGTGGTGCCTCCCTGGAGATCTTTCCCGTCGTTGTTCAGCGCCTCCACCAAGAAGGGGTGGGAGGCGCCGGGGCGCAGGCGTGCCAGCACCCCGGCGTGGACGACCGCGCTCAGCGTGGAGCCGTGGCAGGTGCGGGCCAGGTAGTAGTCCACCGTCCGAGCCGCCATCTCGGCGTTCCACTCGTAGCCGAGGCCGGTCAGGATCTCGCCGACCCCTTCCTGTCCCAGCAGGTGCAACAGCATGAGCACGTCGGCCTGCTTGGAGACCTTGTACCGGTTCGGGGTGTCCCCTTCGGCCTCCAGAATGCGATCCAGCCGCCGGATGTCTGTGTATTTCTCATCGAGTTCCGCGAGGTGCGGGGAGGCCGTCTGCAGCAGGTGGAAGAGGCACAGGTTGAGGATCTGCTGCGCCTCGACGTCCTCGGCGGTGACGTGCGCCCGCTGCCACAGCCGGTCCCAGGCTCGGGCGTGCCGCTTGAGCAGGGACGAGAAGCCGCCCGCGCGCACGACCGCGGCTCTGGCCGCGGCCTCGCTCTCGGTGATGGCCCGGTCCCGGGAGGTGTACAGGGCGACGACCTTCTCCACGGTGACCGCCTCGCCCGCTTTCACCTCGACGGTCCGCTCGTCGCTCACCCAGCCCTCCTCCACGCCGGTACGGCAGGGCCCGCCGGCCAGCGTGGTGCGAGCGGCGAGCGCGATCTCCACACGGGAGGTGGCGGTGCGTGCCAGCAGTTCGATCACGCCGTGGGCGGCGTGCCCACAGATCGGCACCAGGTGCCGGTCGGCCAGCCCGCGGTAGCGGGCGACGCCGGCGTTGGTGACGCGCCCGTCAAGCACCGAGCGGATCTCCAACGGCCCGCTCCAGTTCTCCGCGACGACCGTCATGGTCAGAGCCGCCAGGTGAGGGTCGTCCATCGAGACCAGGCGGCGCTGCTCCACCCGGGGGAAACCGCCCGTGCCGTGCTCCGATGGGCGGCGGGGGAAGTCATGACTGAATCGATCGCCGTCGGAACGGACGGCTCGGCCGCCGCGACCGCAGCCCTGGCCTGGGCGGTCGATGACGCCGTCCGCAGGGGCTTGCCCTTGCGGATCGTTCACGCCGTGGACCGCTGGCCGCACGACGTCGCCGAACTTCCCGCACCGGGTCGGCCCGACCACTTGTCGCGCCTGGGTGAGCAGGTGCTCGCCGAGGCGCTCACGGCCTCCGCCGAACGCGGGCCGGAGGTCTGCGTGACCACCGAGTTGATCGAAGGGCCGCCGGTCGAGGTCCTGCGCGAGCAGGCCGGAGCAGCCGTCGAGTTGGTGATCGGCAGTCGTGGCCTGGGGGGTTTCGCCGGATCACTCCTCGGTTCGGTCCCCATCCGTGTGGCGGGTCACGTGCCCGGTGCCGTGGTGATCGTCCGGCCGGGTGGCGGACAGACACGCGGTGAAGTGGTCGTGGGCATCGACGGTTCCGCCGAATGCGAGCCCGCCCTGGGCTTTGCCTTCGAACAGGCCGGACTGCGCGGATGCCCGTTGCGGGCGGTCTACGCCTGGCAGGCACCGGTTCACGGGGTCACGCCTGAGGGCGCCCGCGACATGGACGAGATTCGGGAGGGACAACGCCGGATGGCCGCGGATCGGCTGGTCGAGTGGAGAGAGGCGTTCCCCACGGTCGATGTCGTACAAGAGGTGACATGCGCGCACCCGGTACCGGCTCTCGTGGCCGCCTCGGCACGAGCCGACCTGCTCGTCATGGGGTCCCGCGGCCTCGGCGCCGTCGGATCGGTCCTTCTGGGCTCCGTCAGCCGCGGGGTGCTCCACCATGCTCACTGCCCCGTCGCGGTCGTCAGATGAATCGAATCAGCCTGCCCGGGGCGCGTGGCGGGTTTCTTGGGGCCCGGTGGCAATGATGCCGACCCGGTGACCGCTCCGGCGTACACCTCTTCGAGGATCATGAAACGTGCCGGATGCGGCGGCCGGTGATCTCTGCCGGGACGATGCTGAGGTACAGCTCCCGCTCGCCGCCCGCCCAGGGTTGGACTCCTGAGGCGGCGGCCGCGGCCTGCTCATCGGCGGAGACGTGGTGGGCGCCGCCCCGGATGAGCACGCTCCAGCCCTCGCGGGCGGCGTCGTCGATGCGGTCGACCTCGAATGCGATCTTGAACTCGGTCCCCTGGACACCGGTGCGCA
Coding sequences:
- a CDS encoding CBS domain-containing protein, encoding MPVNVKDVMTQRVISVGEDTCFKDIAELLVTHAVSAVPVVDGDDHVTGIVSEADLLHKEEDRERVYGESCPPPQARPDQGPHADKARGKVARELMTAPAVTVSMDASVATAGRLMEHHGVKRLPVLDDHSHLVGIVSRHDLLKVFARSDRDIEREVRVEVLVTSACRRANAQTGASVADLARCRR
- a CDS encoding bifunctional acetate--CoA ligase family protein/GNAT family N-acetyltransferase: MRRTVPDECDVLLREGGIARIRPLRPDDRARLHELVDRSSERSAYLRFFTGGTATAHAYMDRITAPGYPGRALVALSQGRLVAVAEYIPGDAGDAEIAILIDDGMHHHGLGTLLVEHLALNAADEGVRELVADVLAENRPMLRVLDDIGLNVTRAFNDGSVEVRIDPRPTSGMLERIEARAHQAASTSLRRLFCPESVAVIGAGRTPGGVGHHILRNLLQGGFPGPVYPINPYARQLCGLPVYANVGSVPGPIDLAVIATPACTVLEVARDCAGHGVRNLVVVTAGFAEAGEKGMEAELLRICREAGIRLVGPNCLGIVNTAARLNAGFLPHPPAPGHLALMSQSGAVAVALIDRAARLEVGISSFASVGNKADVSGNDLLEYWEDDPATDVIALYLESFGNPRRFGRIARRVSRHKPIIAVKSGRGGSGERAVRSHTAAAATPDVVVDTLLKASGVIRVDTVQDMLDTARLLATQPLPQGRRVAIVGNSGGPQALAADACEQRNLLVPELAAVTRGRLRSRLPVAAAVANPVDLTADGSAQELAFAIEAVLADPGIDIVMVVYTPPFGSGLGRTRQAIARAATSAGKTVAACISGHDGLLDGRVPCYAFPEQAVQALHHAVDYASWRAAPQVPPAEPRPADTVTACGIVEADLTRHPGGRWLDYGTAARLLGCYGIQTAESIEADGPDSAAAAAVMIGLPVVLKATGPDLVHKSDVGGVRVGLGTPDEVGRAYREMASSIGPAMTGAVVQPVIEAGVEIIIGGVAHEAFGPLLMVGMGGVTAELLADHSFRVPPLGDQDTAAMIAELRCAPLLTGYRGRPCVDVAALRKQIAGVGRLLEDLPEVVELDLNPVIVTPAGAVAVDVRVRLAPAAPPPSLFRRRLR
- the mgtA gene encoding magnesium-translocating P-type ATPase, coding for MHIPSGAAHLMGLSAGEAAALPAVQVLDRLGVTEAGLSGAEAARRRAICGPNAVRVHHARALRVLGRQLRNAVLVLLVVTAVVSFFVGDSTNAVIIGVILAASVGLGFVNEYRAERAAQALHSQVRHTAVAVRDGRLVEVDVTVLVPGDVVRLTLGGIVPADLRLLTTTGLECDESVLTGESLPVDKMVAPVPSGTVLAELRCCALMGTVVRAGGGTGVVVATGGRAAFGRIALGLGQRQPETAFQAGLRHFSVLLLQVAITLTSLILVTNLVLQRPLIESLLFSLAIAVGITPQLLPAVVSTSLAAGSRRLARCKVLVKRLVCIEDLGDMDVLVTDKTGTLTEGRIAFVAALGPDGATDDRVLLLGLLATESDLPAEAASATEADLPAGGSVAVGGNSLDAALWQAPGAPVHLAGGYTRLGLLPFDHERRMTTAVLRGPDGTRVLITKGAPEAVLSRCPDLPAGAADTLRAQFAAGSRVVAVATRPVAGLTVPTPADERDLILAGFLVFLDRPKEAAAASLRRLAALGITVKVATGDNPLVAEKVCADLGLTSGGTMTGTDIAALDDDALAAVAETTTIFARVSPEQKARLIRLLRRRGRDVGFLGDGVNDALALHAADVGISVDTATDVAKDAADVVLLEKDLGVLADGVAEGRRIFANTIKYVLMGTSSNFGNMFSAASASAVLSFLPMLPGQILLNNLLYDTSQLSIPTDHVDPEQLHAPSHWDIGFIRRFMFFFGPISSLFDFLTFAIMLGVFHAGPELFRSGWFVESLATQTLIIFAIRTRRIPFLRSRPSVPLLAAVLGVVAVGIALPSSPLSHALGFTTLPPVFFLTLTGMLIAYLILVESAKKVFFAGPVDRPPTVRRRDHVHHMQRRASRFSHQGPLPGRTGR
- a CDS encoding universal stress protein — its product is MTESIAVGTDGSAAATAALAWAVDDAVRRGLPLRIVHAVDRWPHDVAELPAPGRPDHLSRLGEQVLAEALTASAERGPEVCVTTELIEGPPVEVLREQAGAAVELVIGSRGLGGFAGSLLGSVPIRVAGHVPGAVVIVRPGGGQTRGEVVVGIDGSAECEPALGFAFEQAGLRGCPLRAVYAWQAPVHGVTPEGARDMDEIREGQRRMAADRLVEWREAFPTVDVVQEVTCAHPVPALVAASARADLLVMGSRGLGAVGSVLLGSVSRGVLHHAHCPVAVVR